From the genome of Azospirillum brasilense, one region includes:
- a CDS encoding NUDIX domain-containing protein produces the protein MRHVHVAFLEGTKVLIVRRREVSTWWGRGPAEPRIVDAAGQWAVPGGGYESVTSPLAALQRLFHEQTGLSFPDCRAAEPWRPTSRSFTLYFVPVTGLESLASSITLRVAQSAVTPGRPAGGAIVNWELSSAHVVPLAKVVAHLGVRQPVSHENQLAITRQAMRSPSSQSIERYATMAAIIALQ, from the coding sequence ATGCGCCATGTCCATGTGGCGTTTCTGGAGGGGACGAAGGTCCTGATCGTCCGGCGGCGCGAGGTCAGCACTTGGTGGGGCCGTGGCCCGGCGGAACCGCGGATCGTCGACGCCGCAGGCCAATGGGCGGTTCCCGGCGGCGGCTACGAGAGCGTCACCAGCCCGCTCGCGGCGCTCCAGCGCCTGTTCCACGAACAGACCGGCCTCTCCTTCCCCGATTGCCGGGCGGCGGAGCCCTGGCGCCCCACCTCGCGGAGCTTCACGCTGTATTTCGTTCCGGTGACCGGGCTGGAGTCGCTGGCGTCCTCCATCACCCTGCGGGTCGCGCAGTCCGCCGTCACGCCCGGGCGCCCGGCAGGCGGCGCCATCGTGAACTGGGAATTGTCCTCGGCCCACGTCGTGCCGCTCGCCAAGGTTGTCGCCCATCTGGGGGTGCGCCAGCCAGTCTCGCACGAGAACCAGCTCGCCATCACCCGGCAAGCGATGCGCTCGCCCTCCTCCCAGTCGATCGAGCGCTACGCAACCATGGCCGCGATCATCGCCCTGCAATGA
- a CDS encoding GGDEF domain-containing protein, with protein MRVLIADDTVLMRTMLSEQVASYGHDVILARDGREALNLAQAESFDIAIIDWEMPRLSGLEVCWLLKADPRTAYSYLILMTSHDEPFYEMKALDAGADDFIHKPVNRAHLKARLKAGGRITEMHRLLVAQAQTDPLTGVANRRALLERADEEIRRALRSRQPLSLLIADIDHFKRINDSRGHAAGDAALQRFVQTLDGALRPGDLIGRYGGEEFVVLLPNTALPDASVVAERLRQRIAAQEMGADGDSFRMTASFGVAPVTPGAPGGIDDALRVADAALYRAKAEGRNRVVPSP; from the coding sequence ATGCGCGTGCTCATCGCCGACGATACGGTCCTGATGCGCACCATGCTCTCGGAGCAGGTGGCGTCCTATGGCCATGACGTGATCCTCGCCAGGGACGGCCGGGAAGCGCTGAACCTTGCCCAGGCCGAATCCTTCGACATCGCCATCATCGATTGGGAGATGCCGCGGCTGTCGGGGCTGGAGGTGTGCTGGCTTCTGAAGGCCGATCCACGCACCGCCTACAGCTACCTGATCCTGATGACGTCCCATGACGAACCCTTCTACGAGATGAAGGCATTGGATGCCGGGGCGGACGACTTCATACACAAGCCGGTCAACCGCGCCCACCTGAAGGCGCGGCTGAAGGCGGGCGGCCGCATCACCGAAATGCATCGGCTGCTGGTTGCCCAGGCGCAGACCGACCCGTTGACCGGCGTCGCCAACCGACGCGCCCTTCTGGAGCGTGCGGATGAGGAGATCCGGCGCGCGCTGCGGTCCCGGCAGCCCCTGTCCCTGCTGATCGCCGACATCGACCATTTCAAGCGCATCAACGACAGCCGCGGCCACGCCGCCGGCGACGCGGCCTTGCAGCGATTCGTCCAGACGCTGGACGGCGCTCTGCGCCCCGGCGACCTGATCGGCCGCTACGGCGGGGAGGAGTTCGTGGTTCTGCTTCCCAACACCGCGCTGCCGGATGCGTCGGTGGTGGCGGAGCGCTTGCGCCAGCGCATCGCCGCGCAGGAGATGGGAGCGGACGGCGATTCGTTCCGCATGACCGCCAGCTTCGGCGTCGCCCCTGTGACGCCGGGCGCTCCCGGCGGCATCGACGACGCGCTCCGGGTGGCCGACGCCGCGCTCTATCGGGCGAAGGCCGAAGGGCGGAACCGCGTGGTTCCCTCTCCTTAA
- the prs gene encoding ribose-phosphate diphosphokinase: protein MARYTGVYGFPESADGARRLAEALNVPCHIAELHRFPDGESLVRLPESVERAVVYRSLDRPNDKLVELTLAASVLRRHGATELCLVAPYMAYMRQDAVFRPGEPVSQTVVGDWLGRLFDRFVCVEPHLHRTHTLDEVFVGRPSVCLSGAGAIAERLRRDGTAPDAVIVGPDEEAAPLVEAVAGPLGLTALVGRKERRGDRDVTVTLPADAPLAGRPVVIVDDVISSGETIFSCARAARAAGAASVRVFGVHALFDAAVAARFEAEGLGTPLSCDGVPHPSNDLPLARLIADALVAPC, encoded by the coding sequence ATGGCCCGCTATACGGGCGTCTACGGATTTCCGGAATCGGCCGACGGCGCGCGGCGTCTGGCCGAGGCTCTGAACGTTCCCTGCCACATCGCCGAGCTGCACCGCTTTCCAGATGGGGAAAGTCTTGTCCGCCTGCCTGAATCGGTGGAGCGGGCGGTGGTCTACCGCTCGCTCGACCGTCCGAACGACAAGCTGGTGGAACTGACGCTGGCCGCCTCCGTCCTGCGCCGCCATGGCGCCACGGAGCTGTGCCTCGTCGCCCCCTACATGGCCTACATGCGCCAGGACGCGGTGTTCCGCCCCGGCGAGCCGGTGAGCCAGACGGTGGTGGGGGACTGGCTGGGCCGGCTGTTCGACCGCTTCGTCTGCGTGGAGCCGCACCTCCACCGCACCCACACGCTGGACGAGGTGTTCGTCGGGCGCCCTTCTGTCTGCCTCAGCGGTGCCGGGGCCATCGCCGAGCGGCTGCGCCGTGACGGGACCGCGCCCGACGCCGTGATCGTCGGCCCGGACGAGGAGGCCGCCCCGCTGGTCGAGGCGGTGGCCGGACCGCTCGGCCTCACCGCCCTGGTCGGACGGAAGGAGCGGCGCGGCGACCGCGACGTGACGGTGACTCTGCCCGCCGACGCGCCGCTGGCCGGACGGCCCGTGGTGATCGTCGACGACGTCATCAGCTCCGGCGAGACGATCTTCTCCTGCGCGCGGGCCGCGCGGGCCGCCGGGGCGGCTTCGGTCCGGGTGTTCGGAGTCCACGCCCTGTTCGACGCCGCGGTGGCTGCCCGCTTCGAGGCGGAAGGGCTCGGCACGCCGCTGTCCTGCGACGGGGTTCCGCACCCCAGCAACGACCTGCCGCTCGCCCGGCTGATCGCCGACGCGCTAGTGGCACCCTGTTGA